A genomic stretch from Candidatus Nitrotoga arctica includes:
- a CDS encoding IS630 family transposase, translating into MEKEDARKQSREVLHERRKQVIRMHRKGVAVMEIVVQTGLSWTAVNTALRLYKAEGSGALKPGVRGKKPGSGRRLTISQELAIQQTICDRRPEQLKMDFALWSRPAVRQHIELAHSIKLSIRAVGNYLARWGFTPQKPIKKAYEQRPEAVQAWLDEQYPAIEARAKTEGAEIHWGDETALVNTDVRGRSYAPVGKTPVTFAVGGTRHKLSMIATVTNQGKTRWMIIDEAFNSDKLIEFLEALIKDTDRKVFLILDNLRVHHSKPVKAWAAENAQKIELFYLPSYSPELNPEERLNADLKHVITSKVPVRTKAKLRAAATDHMTMLEQNPERVRRYFGDPKVAYAAS; encoded by the coding sequence ATGGAAAAAGAAGATGCCCGCAAGCAGTCGCGAGAAGTACTGCATGAACGACGCAAGCAAGTCATTCGTATGCACCGCAAAGGTGTGGCGGTGATGGAGATCGTGGTGCAAACGGGACTGAGCTGGACGGCAGTCAATACGGCGCTGCGGTTGTATAAGGCTGAAGGTTCGGGGGCACTCAAGCCCGGCGTTCGGGGTAAAAAACCTGGCAGTGGACGTCGCTTGACGATTAGCCAAGAGCTGGCGATTCAACAAACCATCTGCGACAGACGCCCCGAACAACTCAAGATGGATTTTGCGCTATGGAGCAGGCCCGCTGTGCGCCAGCACATTGAGCTGGCGCACAGTATCAAGCTGTCTATTCGGGCAGTAGGCAACTACTTGGCACGTTGGGGTTTTACACCACAAAAACCCATTAAAAAAGCATACGAGCAGCGGCCTGAAGCCGTCCAGGCTTGGCTTGATGAACAATATCCGGCCATTGAAGCCAGAGCAAAAACAGAAGGTGCGGAAATTCACTGGGGCGACGAGACGGCGCTAGTCAACACGGATGTCAGAGGCAGGAGCTATGCGCCGGTGGGCAAGACACCTGTGACGTTCGCAGTAGGCGGCACGCGCCACAAGCTATCGATGATTGCGACGGTAACCAATCAGGGTAAAACGCGCTGGATGATTATTGATGAGGCATTTAACTCCGACAAGCTCATTGAATTTCTGGAGGCGCTCATCAAGGATACAGACCGCAAGGTGTTTCTGATACTGGACAACTTGAGAGTTCATCACAGCAAACCTGTAAAGGCTTGGGCTGCCGAGAACGCACAGAAAATCGAGTTGTTCTACTTGCCCAGCTACAGCCCTGAACTCAACCCCGAAGAAAGACTGAATGCGGATCTCAAGCACGTCATCACTTCAAAGGTGCCAGTGCGCACCAAGGCAAAACTCAGAGCTGCTGCGACTGATCACATGACCATGCTTGAGCAAAACCCCGAACGCGTGCGCCGTTATTTCGGCGACCCAAAAGTCGCCTACGCGGCTTCATGA
- the rmuC gene encoding DNA recombination protein RmuC, which produces MDMPIYSFVSLCIGLLVGAGVVWLILRARISATELRAKSESQVDIARFNERLIASQEDAKRLATQLADLQKQATLWRDQLDAAGDERAQLAERADRVPKLVVSLEGANQEISTLKQSIADIREKVGMVNSTIESQAEHIVQLQQERVALIERSDLLTRDVNLLNMQVSELTTALEAERKQSEEKLQLLIDAREQLSNQFKSLAGEILEDKSKRFTEQNQTNIGALLGPLKTQIHEFKAKVEDIHLKDTEQQATLKAELNQLKDLNRQITEEAHGLATALKGQSKMQGNWGEMVLENILDRSGLRSGKEYRREVSFNTETGKSRPDVIVYLPQVKHLVIDSKVSLNAYTRYVNAEGEIERQLALKEHVAAISSRIKELSDRNYFELPGLNSPEMVFMFIPIESAFVEALRADETLFQKAIEQNVLVATPTTLLTSLNIVRQLWRFEVQNAQTVELAKRAVMVHKKLCTFVCSMEGVGNQLDKAKDSYKIAMDQFTHGKGNLIQQVNDFKRLGVAVQGKFSEDLLAKAGLELEFLPELPAQENVPLE; this is translated from the coding sequence ATGGATATGCCAATTTATAGTTTTGTTTCATTGTGCATTGGATTATTAGTCGGTGCAGGTGTTGTTTGGTTGATTCTGCGTGCCCGCATTTCTGCTACCGAATTGCGCGCAAAAAGCGAAAGCCAGGTGGACATTGCCAGGTTCAATGAGCGTCTGATCGCCTCACAGGAAGATGCAAAGCGTCTCGCCACTCAACTTGCTGATCTGCAAAAGCAAGCAACGCTCTGGCGCGATCAGCTTGATGCAGCCGGAGATGAGCGTGCGCAATTGGCCGAACGTGCGGACCGTGTTCCTAAACTTGTGGTTAGTCTTGAAGGTGCAAATCAAGAGATAAGTACTCTTAAGCAATCCATCGCGGATATTCGTGAAAAGGTGGGTATGGTTAACTCGACCATTGAGTCACAGGCCGAGCATATTGTGCAACTTCAGCAGGAACGCGTCGCACTGATAGAGCGAAGCGATTTACTGACTCGGGATGTCAATCTATTGAATATGCAGGTATCCGAGCTCACTACGGCCTTGGAAGCTGAGCGCAAGCAGTCGGAAGAAAAATTGCAATTGTTGATTGATGCTCGCGAGCAGCTTTCAAATCAGTTCAAGTCCCTGGCCGGTGAAATTCTGGAAGACAAAAGTAAGCGTTTTACTGAACAGAATCAAACTAACATAGGCGCTTTACTTGGGCCACTGAAGACTCAAATTCATGAATTTAAAGCCAAGGTCGAAGATATTCACCTTAAGGATACCGAGCAGCAAGCAACCCTAAAGGCCGAGCTAAATCAGTTGAAAGATTTAAATCGGCAGATTACCGAGGAGGCTCATGGTCTGGCAACGGCACTTAAAGGCCAATCCAAGATGCAGGGAAACTGGGGGGAAATGGTATTGGAAAATATCCTGGATCGTTCAGGATTGAGATCCGGTAAAGAATATCGTCGCGAAGTCAGCTTCAACACCGAGACGGGCAAGAGCCGCCCAGACGTAATTGTTTATCTCCCACAAGTGAAACATCTTGTCATTGATTCCAAGGTATCCCTCAATGCCTATACTCGGTATGTAAATGCAGAAGGAGAAATTGAGCGGCAATTAGCGCTGAAAGAGCACGTTGCAGCTATTTCCAGCCGAATTAAGGAGCTGTCAGATCGCAACTATTTCGAGTTGCCCGGCCTAAACTCTCCTGAGATGGTCTTTATGTTTATTCCCATTGAATCTGCTTTTGTGGAAGCGTTGCGCGCAGACGAAACGTTATTCCAAAAAGCGATTGAACAGAATGTACTGGTTGCGACGCCGACTACTTTGCTTACCAGCCTCAACATCGTGCGCCAACTCTGGAGATTTGAAGTACAAAACGCTCAAACCGTGGAACTCGCGAAACGTGCAGTCATGGTACACAAAAAGCTTTGTACCTTCGTATGCTCTATGGAAGGAGTCGGCAATCAACTCGATAAGGCCAAGGATTCATATAAAATAGCAATGGATCAATTTACTCACGGGAAAGGTAATCTGATTCAGCAAGTCAACGATTTCAAAAGACTTGGCGTTGCAGTGCAAGGGAAATTCTCTGAGGATCTGCTGGCCAAGGCAGGGCTCGAATTAGAGTTCCTGCCCGAATTACCCGCACAAGAAAATGTACCATTGGAATAA
- a CDS encoding HsdM family class I SAM-dependent methyltransferase has translation MINNQVKGDIDRLWLDFVTGGISNSLIIIEQISFLMFARMLDMEESQHERNALRPGESSHHFFRVDQQTLRWKNWSRMSDGEAMLKFVRDEVFSHLRILGGKKFAFCEYMKNISLQISKASLLVSVVEQLGKLPLGNTNTQGDLYEYLLSKLTTAGIHGQFRTPHHIIKLMVELIEPKPSEIIGDPACGTAGFLVAVKEYLRKTYSAPEFVETLEGDSKSYSGDQLELYQERIQHGMFHGFDFDATMLRLAAMNLMLHGVENPELHYMDTLSKIFPEKFPAIADGDKGGLDIILSNPPFKGTLAEDVHPSLLKIVQTRKSELLFVVLILRMLKHGGRSATIVPDGVLFGSSKAHLAVREYLLDRNQLEAVISLPSGVFRSFAGLSTAILVFTKGGRTQDVLFYDAQADGFSHEEKCLENADKDLSDVLIQYRRWRNGESEFSDRTAKAFKVSAADIRAHNFELSINRYRETRHQEVKFEEPKVILARMRMLEVEIQCDMAELQAMLR, from the coding sequence ATGATTAATAACCAAGTCAAAGGTGACATAGACCGACTCTGGCTGGATTTTGTTACGGGAGGAATTTCCAACTCGCTCATAATAATCGAACAGATATCCTTTCTGATGTTCGCTCGCATGCTGGATATGGAAGAATCGCAACATGAGCGAAATGCCTTACGCCCCGGCGAATCTTCGCATCATTTTTTTCGGGTTGACCAGCAAACACTGCGCTGGAAAAACTGGAGCCGGATGAGTGACGGCGAGGCCATGCTTAAGTTTGTGCGCGACGAGGTTTTCTCTCATCTGCGCATTCTCGGTGGTAAAAAATTCGCATTTTGCGAATACATGAAAAATATATCTCTCCAAATCTCAAAGGCCAGTCTGCTGGTCTCGGTGGTGGAGCAGCTCGGAAAGTTGCCGCTGGGTAATACCAATACCCAGGGTGACTTATATGAATATTTATTGAGCAAGCTTACCACGGCAGGCATACATGGCCAGTTTCGCACGCCGCACCATATCATCAAGCTCATGGTGGAGCTTATTGAACCGAAACCGTCTGAAATCATTGGTGACCCAGCTTGCGGCACGGCTGGTTTTTTGGTGGCAGTAAAGGAATACCTGCGTAAGACTTACTCTGCACCGGAGTTCGTTGAAACACTGGAAGGTGACAGTAAAAGTTATTCCGGTGACCAGCTTGAACTTTATCAGGAGCGCATTCAGCACGGCATGTTCCACGGTTTTGATTTCGATGCCACTATGCTGCGCTTGGCTGCCATGAATCTGATGCTGCATGGGGTGGAAAATCCAGAACTCCACTACATGGATACGCTTTCAAAAATATTTCCAGAAAAATTCCCGGCCATTGCTGATGGCGACAAAGGTGGACTGGATATTATTCTCTCCAACCCGCCATTTAAGGGCACACTGGCGGAGGATGTGCATCCTTCGTTACTTAAAATTGTCCAGACTAGAAAATCTGAGTTGCTTTTCGTCGTTCTAATTCTGCGCATGCTCAAGCATGGTGGCCGTTCCGCTACCATTGTGCCCGATGGAGTTTTGTTTGGCTCAAGTAAAGCCCATTTGGCCGTACGTGAATATTTGCTTGATCGAAACCAGTTGGAAGCGGTGATCTCGCTGCCATCCGGTGTTTTCAGATCTTTTGCAGGGCTTTCTACCGCTATTTTGGTATTCACTAAGGGTGGACGCACTCAGGATGTACTTTTTTACGATGCGCAAGCCGATGGATTCTCGCATGAAGAAAAATGTCTAGAAAATGCTGATAAGGATCTGTCCGACGTATTGATCCAATATCGTCGTTGGCGTAATGGCGAGAGCGAATTTTCTGATCGAACTGCAAAAGCTTTCAAGGTGTCTGCCGCGGACATTCGAGCCCATAATTTTGAACTGTCAATAAACCGTTACAGGGAAACCCGACATCAGGAAGTGAAGTTCGAGGAGCCCAAGGTGATTCTGGCGCGGATGCGAATGCTTGAGGTCGAGATTCAATGCGACATGGCTGAGTTGCAGGCTATGCTTCGATGA
- a CDS encoding restriction endonuclease subunit S: MARIVCGGSLDRSNSSCWNGTIPWITAKDIRDARISDSLERITEFGLKESASNLLPVGSILVPASMILENVVINDVPVAINKDLKAIIVESPDLDRNYIQQFLLSKANSFELSGKEGMKNGYATEMLADIDIPLLPLEEQRRIALILDKADAICKKRRATLKLADSFLHSIFLDMFGDPVTNPKEWLTPSIAVQERYLQIHNKMVSIKEKLANELVQSNFLFNSLAASVFTSSEAA; this comes from the coding sequence GTGGCGCGAATCGTTTGTGGAGGGTCGCTTGACCGATCAAACTCTTCCTGCTGGAATGGCACGATTCCTTGGATTACTGCGAAGGATATTCGCGACGCACGCATCAGTGATTCGTTGGAAAGAATTACAGAATTTGGCCTGAAAGAGTCAGCATCTAATTTATTGCCAGTCGGAAGCATACTTGTGCCAGCGAGCATGATTCTCGAAAATGTTGTTATTAACGATGTGCCGGTTGCTATCAATAAAGATTTAAAGGCAATTATTGTTGAATCCCCTGATCTTGACAGGAATTACATACAGCAATTTTTGCTCTCTAAGGCGAATAGTTTTGAGTTGAGTGGCAAAGAAGGGATGAAAAATGGGTATGCAACCGAAATGCTGGCTGATATTGATATCCCGCTTCTGCCCCTTGAAGAGCAACGGCGTATCGCCTTAATCCTCGACAAAGCTGATGCTATTTGTAAAAAACGCCGTGCCACACTCAAACTGGCAGACAGTTTTTTGCATTCTATTTTTTTGGATATGTTTGGCGATCCGGTGACAAATCCGAAAGAATGGTTAACTCCTTCAATTGCTGTTCAAGAGCGTTACTTGCAAATTCATAATAAGATGGTTTCCATTAAGGAAAAGCTTGCAAATGAACTGGTTCAATCAAATTTTCTTTTCAACAGTCTTGCCGCATCTGTCTTTACCTCGTCTGAGGCAGCCTGA
- a CDS encoding DUF3696 domain-containing protein: MSAPTAISQTGLTKIYIENFKGISSEVQIDLKPITLLFGANSVGKSTIMQALQYAREVLERNNANPDRTLQGGNFVDLGGFRNLVHLRDTTRHIAIQIELSLGGKGLPDLVPEAFDDWQTDDSKVWAFYNLLHETRNRVESVSVKLVIAWSHLRDKAVVIGYQVGANGEWLAEINATDDGRDVSISINEINPIFMRKFTQEDLSNNLEYFLRLNANSIASSDSVAPKIETHYTIWPHIIETVTDAGMEKTGEGLREWLSGFDSALPRLGELLHIPAPDVIGAENVYIAREFTAFISSLIVGPGVLVRDELRKMRYVGPIRHVPARDFDASLTKDEAGWADGLAGWEALLTGQQSLIDDVSRWMADEDKLNTGYAIERRWVREVRSEWLDLVGSEELNPQRKWMLNKAIEALLTKPRIGLIDTKSGLEMQSRDVGIGISQVLPVVVAALEPSASLVTIEQPELHIHPSVQVGLGDLLIHSVLRHDMKFLIETHSEHLILRLLRRIRETSEGNLPSGFPSVSPEMIGVYYVGRGENGVQIKSLPVDEAGEFTESWPKGFFDERAGELF; the protein is encoded by the coding sequence ATGAGTGCACCGACCGCTATCAGTCAGACGGGCCTGACCAAAATTTATATTGAGAATTTTAAAGGCATCAGTTCCGAAGTGCAGATTGACCTAAAACCGATTACTTTGCTTTTCGGTGCAAACAGCGTTGGTAAAAGCACCATCATGCAAGCGTTGCAGTATGCGCGTGAAGTACTGGAGCGCAACAATGCCAACCCCGACCGCACTCTGCAGGGTGGAAATTTTGTTGATCTGGGAGGGTTTCGTAATCTCGTTCATCTACGTGATACGACCCGCCATATTGCCATTCAGATCGAGCTGTCTTTAGGTGGCAAAGGGCTGCCCGACTTGGTGCCGGAAGCCTTTGATGATTGGCAAACAGATGATTCCAAGGTATGGGCTTTTTACAACCTGTTGCATGAAACACGGAATCGCGTTGAGTCGGTAAGCGTGAAGTTGGTGATTGCCTGGAGTCATCTACGTGATAAAGCTGTGGTGATCGGCTATCAAGTGGGCGCCAATGGTGAATGGCTGGCGGAAATAAATGCCACCGATGATGGTCGGGATGTCAGCATCAGTATTAACGAGATCAATCCCATTTTTATGCGCAAGTTTACGCAGGAAGATCTGAGCAATAATCTGGAATATTTTTTACGATTGAATGCGAATTCAATTGCATCCAGTGATTCTGTAGCCCCCAAAATTGAAACTCACTATACGATATGGCCGCACATTATCGAGACGGTAACGGATGCTGGCATGGAAAAGACCGGTGAGGGTTTGCGCGAGTGGCTTTCCGGTTTTGATAGCGCGTTGCCTCGATTGGGCGAACTGTTGCATATCCCAGCACCCGATGTAATCGGTGCGGAGAATGTTTATATCGCCCGAGAGTTTACCGCCTTTATTTCGTCTTTGATTGTCGGACCTGGTGTGCTGGTGCGCGATGAATTGCGCAAAATGCGCTATGTCGGACCCATTCGCCATGTGCCCGCACGCGATTTCGATGCCAGCCTGACCAAGGATGAAGCAGGATGGGCAGACGGTTTGGCTGGCTGGGAAGCTTTGCTGACTGGGCAGCAAAGCCTGATCGATGATGTCAGTCGCTGGATGGCGGACGAAGACAAGCTCAACACCGGTTATGCAATCGAGCGCCGCTGGGTGCGCGAAGTGCGCTCGGAGTGGTTGGATCTGGTTGGCTCTGAAGAATTGAATCCCCAGCGTAAGTGGATGTTGAATAAAGCAATTGAAGCCTTACTGACCAAGCCTCGCATCGGTTTGATCGACACTAAATCCGGTCTGGAAATGCAGTCACGAGATGTCGGAATCGGCATCTCGCAAGTGCTGCCAGTGGTGGTGGCTGCGTTGGAGCCTTCTGCAAGCCTGGTGACTATCGAGCAGCCGGAGCTTCATATTCACCCTTCGGTACAAGTGGGTCTGGGTGACCTGTTAATCCACAGTGTACTCCGCCACGATATGAAATTTTTGATTGAAACGCACAGCGAGCATCTGATTCTGCGCTTGCTGCGTCGGATTCGCGAAACATCGGAAGGGAATTTACCGTCGGGCTTTCCATCTGTTTCTCCAGAAATGATTGGGGTTTATTATGTAGGTCGCGGAGAAAATGGGGTTCAGATCAAATCTTTGCCCGTTGATGAGGCAGGTGAATTCACGGAAAGCTGGCCTAAAGGATTTTTTGATGAACGAGCCGGAGAGCTGTTCTAA
- a CDS encoding bifunctional 3-phosphoshikimate 1-carboxyvinyltransferase/cytidylate kinase, producing the protein MTYQKFIDLPPMLSAQGTVRLPGSKSISNRMLLLATLSHGVTEIRDLLHSDDTEHMLKGLRTLGVAVEALGDHAYRVQGCAGDFPVKDAKLFLGNAGTAFRPLTAVLALAGGHYELSGVPRMHERPIADLVDALRGLGANIRYLGTEGFPPLEIHPAALLSGSRIAVRGDVSSQFLSALLMALPLMRSSTTVEVKGELISKPYVEITLAMMALFGVQVVRDGWNSFTVPAGSHYVAPGLIHVEGDASSASYFLAAGAIGGGPVRVEGAGHDSIQGDVRFAEALQLMGARIAMGPNWMEARAPENGRMKGIELDCNHIPDAAMTLAVCALFADGVTTLRNIASWRVKETDRIAAMAAELRKFGATVEEGADFIHIMPPQSLILASQSSIDTYDDHRMAMCFSLAAFSQTGVRINDPQCVAKTFPGYFESFASVVKAVPVIAIDGPSASGKGTVAQLVAAQLGFHYLDSGALYRLLALAAQQQGVALNEEDQLVDLAACMGICFEGIDSWLDGVQVTDELRSEQSAAAASRVAAFPAVRTALLGKQHAFRRAPGLVADGRDMASVVFPDASLKIFLTASVKVRAERRYKQLMEKGMSANIPDLLEKIRARDESDSQRSVAPLQQMPGASLLDTTGLTIEQAVQEVLTRYHSMH; encoded by the coding sequence ATGACATATCAAAAATTTATTGATCTTCCTCCCATGCTGAGCGCCCAAGGGACTGTGCGTTTACCTGGTTCAAAAAGCATTTCCAATCGCATGCTGTTGCTCGCTACGTTGTCTCATGGGGTAACAGAAATCCGTGATCTTTTGCATTCGGATGATACAGAGCACATGCTGAAAGGATTGCGCACTTTGGGCGTAGCAGTGGAAGCATTGGGGGACCATGCTTATCGTGTGCAAGGGTGTGCTGGCGATTTTCCTGTTAAGGATGCCAAGCTGTTTCTCGGTAATGCGGGCACAGCTTTTCGCCCCTTGACAGCTGTACTGGCATTGGCGGGTGGGCATTATGAATTGTCGGGCGTGCCGCGTATGCACGAGCGCCCCATCGCTGATTTGGTGGATGCATTGCGCGGGCTGGGTGCGAATATTCGTTATCTGGGTACGGAAGGTTTTCCGCCGCTCGAAATACATCCTGCTGCGCTACTTAGTGGCAGCCGTATTGCGGTGCGCGGTGATGTTTCCAGTCAGTTTCTCAGTGCTTTACTGATGGCGCTGCCATTGATGCGTAGTTCAACTACGGTGGAGGTGAAAGGCGAGCTAATTTCCAAGCCCTATGTCGAAATTACACTGGCAATGATGGCGCTTTTTGGTGTGCAGGTTGTGCGAGACGGCTGGAATTCGTTTACGGTTCCTGCCGGTAGCCACTATGTCGCGCCGGGTTTGATTCATGTCGAGGGTGATGCTTCATCTGCTTCGTATTTTTTAGCTGCGGGTGCTATCGGTGGCGGCCCAGTGCGAGTTGAGGGTGCGGGTCACGATAGTATTCAGGGTGATGTGCGCTTTGCCGAAGCATTACAGCTGATGGGCGCGCGCATCGCAATGGGGCCGAACTGGATGGAAGCGCGTGCACCGGAAAATGGCAGAATGAAAGGCATAGAATTGGATTGCAATCACATCCCCGATGCGGCAATGACGCTGGCGGTGTGTGCGTTGTTTGCCGATGGCGTAACCACGCTGCGGAATATCGCCAGCTGGCGTGTTAAGGAAACCGATCGCATCGCAGCGATGGCCGCTGAATTGCGCAAATTTGGCGCAACGGTGGAAGAGGGCGCGGATTTCATTCACATCATGCCTCCTCAATCCTTGATCTTGGCTTCGCAATCCTCGATCGATACTTACGATGATCATCGCATGGCAATGTGTTTCTCGCTTGCCGCATTTAGTCAGACGGGCGTGCGTATCAACGATCCTCAATGCGTAGCCAAAACCTTTCCAGGTTACTTTGAAAGTTTTGCCAGTGTGGTTAAGGCTGTGCCAGTCATTGCCATTGATGGCCCTTCTGCTTCCGGTAAGGGCACCGTGGCGCAGCTGGTTGCAGCACAACTTGGGTTTCATTATCTTGATAGCGGTGCGTTGTATCGCCTGTTGGCACTAGCTGCACAACAGCAGGGAGTAGCGTTGAATGAGGAGGATCAATTGGTTGATCTAGCGGCATGCATGGGTATATGCTTTGAGGGTATAGATTCTTGGTTGGATGGTGTGCAGGTGACTGATGAGTTGCGTTCTGAGCAATCAGCAGCTGCGGCGTCCAGAGTGGCGGCATTCCCAGCGGTACGTACCGCATTATTGGGCAAGCAACATGCTTTCCGTCGGGCACCAGGGTTGGTTGCAGATGGTCGTGATATGGCCTCAGTGGTGTTTCCTGATGCTTCTTTAAAAATATTTCTGACTGCCAGTGTAAAGGTGCGTGCCGAACGGCGTTATAAACAGTTGATGGAAAAAGGAATGAGTGCTAATATTCCAGACCTTTTGGAAAAAATTCGCGCGCGCGATGAGAGTGATAGCCAGCGTAGCGTGGCTCCATTGCAACAGATGCCCGGAGCCAGTTTGCTCGACACCACCGGCTTAACTATCGAGCAGGCGGTGCAGGAAGTGCTGACACGTTACCATTCCATGCATTGA
- the rpsA gene encoding 30S ribosomal protein S1, translating to MNANAAVVENDLESFASLFEESLTRKEMRAGELVTAHVVRIDHNVVVVNAGLKSESFIPVEEFFNAAGEIEVKAGDFVTVAIESLENGYGETKLSREKAKRLAAWIELEEAMKEGRIVEGYVSGKVKGGLTAMVNGIRAFLPGSLVDIRPVKDTAPYENKTMELKIIKLDRKRNNVVVSRRAVLEASHGADRQAMMENLKEGAIVKGIVKNITDYGAFVDLGGIDGLLHITDLAWRRVKHPSEVLAVGDEVEAKILKFDQEKNRVSLGIKQMGDDPWTGLERRYPQGTRLFGKVTNLTDYGAFVEIEQGIEGLVHVSEMDWTNKNVHPSKVVQLGDEVEVIILEIDEQRRRISLGMKQCKSNPWDDFALNHKKGDKVKGQIKSITDFGIFIGLEGGIDGLVHLSDLSWSVPGEEAVRNYKKGDELEAVVLAIDVERERISLGVKQMDGDLFNGYIATHDKGSVVNGVVKAIDAKGATITLDGDVEGFLKASEVSADRVEDMRNHLKEGDAVKAVIIHVDRKNRGINLSIKALDKADESVVIQKAASPAVDNTSTAGTTNLGALLKAKMDTSKIDAQ from the coding sequence ATGAATGCTAACGCTGCCGTAGTTGAAAACGATCTGGAAAGTTTTGCCTCCCTGTTTGAAGAAAGCTTGACGCGCAAGGAAATGCGCGCGGGTGAGTTGGTCACTGCGCATGTTGTGCGCATCGATCATAATGTGGTGGTGGTGAATGCCGGTCTGAAGTCCGAAAGCTTTATCCCCGTCGAGGAATTCTTCAATGCCGCAGGCGAGATTGAAGTAAAGGCTGGTGATTTCGTCACTGTGGCTATTGAATCGCTGGAAAATGGTTACGGTGAAACCAAGCTGTCGCGCGAGAAGGCCAAGCGCCTCGCGGCATGGATCGAGCTGGAAGAAGCGATGAAAGAAGGCAGAATCGTTGAGGGTTATGTCAGTGGTAAAGTTAAAGGTGGTCTGACTGCTATGGTGAATGGCATACGCGCATTTTTGCCTGGTTCGCTGGTGGATATCCGTCCGGTTAAGGACACCGCGCCTTATGAAAACAAGACCATGGAACTCAAAATTATCAAGCTTGATCGTAAGCGTAATAATGTGGTTGTTTCGCGCCGGGCGGTGCTGGAAGCAAGCCATGGAGCAGATCGTCAGGCTATGATGGAAAACCTGAAGGAAGGCGCAATCGTTAAAGGTATTGTAAAGAACATTACCGACTATGGCGCGTTTGTGGATCTGGGTGGTATTGATGGCCTCCTTCATATTACCGACTTGGCGTGGCGTCGTGTCAAACATCCTTCTGAAGTGCTGGCGGTAGGTGATGAAGTAGAAGCCAAGATTCTTAAGTTTGATCAAGAGAAAAACCGTGTTTCTCTCGGTATCAAGCAGATGGGCGATGATCCATGGACCGGCTTGGAACGCCGATATCCACAAGGTACCCGGCTGTTTGGCAAAGTGACCAACCTGACTGATTATGGCGCGTTCGTGGAAATTGAACAGGGCATTGAAGGTTTGGTACACGTGTCTGAAATGGATTGGACTAACAAGAACGTGCATCCTTCCAAGGTGGTACAACTAGGTGATGAAGTTGAGGTCATCATTCTGGAAATTGATGAGCAGCGCCGACGTATCTCTCTTGGTATGAAACAGTGCAAATCCAATCCATGGGACGATTTTGCCTTGAATCATAAAAAAGGCGATAAGGTAAAAGGCCAGATCAAGTCGATTACTGATTTTGGTATTTTCATCGGCTTGGAAGGTGGAATTGATGGTTTGGTACATTTGTCTGACCTTTCCTGGTCTGTGCCTGGCGAAGAAGCTGTACGCAATTACAAAAAAGGTGATGAACTCGAGGCCGTGGTGCTGGCAATTGATGTGGAGCGCGAGCGCATTTCGTTAGGCGTCAAACAAATGGATGGTGACCTCTTTAATGGTTATATCGCAACACATGACAAGGGTAGTGTAGTAAACGGGGTGGTTAAGGCAATTGATGCCAAAGGCGCAACAATTACCCTGGATGGTGATGTTGAGGGCTTCCTCAAGGCTTCTGAGGTATCTGCTGACCGTGTCGAGGACATGCGTAATCATTTGAAGGAAGGCGATGCAGTGAAGGCTGTGATTATTCACGTTGATCGCAAGAACCGCGGCATTAATTTGTCAATCAAGGCGTTGGACAAAGCTGATGAATCTGTAGTAATACAAAAAGCTGCCTCACCTGCTGTAGATAATACATCTACGGCTGGAACGACCAACTTGGGTGCCTTGCTCAAGGCTAAGATGGACACCAGCAAGATTGACGCACAATAA
- a CDS encoding integration host factor subunit beta: MTRSDLIAKLAERYPQLLAKDADLAVKVILDAMAETLARGGRIEIRGFGSFALNYRPPRIGRNPKSGDKVQVPAKYVPHFKAGKELRERVDYTSS, encoded by the coding sequence ATGACCCGTTCTGATCTTATCGCAAAGTTGGCGGAGCGTTATCCGCAACTATTGGCCAAGGATGCCGATCTGGCAGTTAAAGTGATCCTTGATGCCATGGCGGAAACCTTGGCGCGGGGAGGACGTATTGAAATCCGCGGCTTCGGCAGCTTTGCGCTGAACTACCGTCCACCGCGGATAGGACGTAATCCAAAATCGGGTGATAAGGTGCAGGTTCCGGCCAAGTATGTGCCGCATTTCAAGGCAGGTAAGGAATTACGTGAGCGGGTTGATTACACATCTTCTTGA